The stretch of DNA GAAGAACTTTCTTCCAAGAAGCCCTCAGCAATCCATAAACGAATTAACTTCCGAACTTTAATCTCATAATCTTCAGGAAAGGCTCCCATGTATAGAAAGCAAGCTTTAAGTTGTTGGGGTAAGTAGTTGTAACTCAGAGCAAGTATATCTAAACATTGTTCGGGATTGGTGAATACAACGGAACTTACACTAGCTGCAACATCCTTCCAGCAGTCAGATGTCATCACAGTTCTAGACAGAGTGCCAGCTATAACAACAATTGCAAGGGGTAATCCATGGCATTTTCTTGCTATTTGCTTTCCCAAGTCCACCAATTCAAGAGGGCAACCTTCAAGTCCAAAAACAAGCTTTTCCAGCAGTTCCCAGCTTTGCTTTGTATCCAAAAGACTCATACAATGAGGATGACTCTTTGGACTCACATAGGTTGCTAATTCCATGAACCGGCTGGTCACAACTACTCGACTACCATTATTGTCATCTGGAAGACACATCTGGATACAATCCCAGGCCTCATTACTCCATACATCATCCATAACAACCAGGTACTTCCTACCTTTTAGAGATTGATACAAGTCTTGAGCTAGATCTTCATTAGTCTTTTCATGATCATTATCAGAGGGCTTGGTAACAGAGCGCAAAAGATCAAGCAACAAATTTCTCAATTGGTATACTTGAGATACGCTAACCCATGCCCGACAATGAAATTGAAAATCAGTATCAGGGTGATCGAACATTTGTCTAGCTAGAGTAGTTTTACCAATACCACCCATCCCCACAATTGCTAGAACTTCTCTTCCCAGCAAGGGTTCTGCTAGCCTAtccataattttcttcaaaacAGCATCAAAACCAACTACAATATTCCTCAGATTTGAATCAGATAATGAATGTCCTTTGAGGGGAAGACTACTCTGCAGCTGCAAGGTTTTTAAACCTCGTGTAATACCCTTTATCCCTCTAATCTGTCTGATCTTTCTCCTAATGGATTGAACCTCTCCAGATATATGTGAAAAGTATTGGTGAATGCCTCTCTCGCCATCAAAGCCACTTTTAACTGCTGCTTCAAGATTAATTTTCCTATCCAGAGATTTTTCGGTGCACTTGTGAATTAGTGTATCTATTAAACAGCTCATCTCTGACAGGATAGAATTGTCTTTCATCCATTCTTTTACAAAACCTGCTGCTCTGTTGACAATATTTTTGACATCTTTCTCCACTTCATTACGGCCACGCCATTTGACAGAAGAATCCTCAAATGCAGTGAGCAAGAACTGAAGATCTTTGTACAGAACCATCTGCTGGATGCCCACATCATTGAAAAAGACTACTGCTGCTCTCAGATCATGACTGGGACCATCCATTTCTCTAACTACATCAAGAAAATAACATAGTCTTGGGTTTTCCCTGGTGCTCTGAAGATCTCTGTTGGAACGGAATCTGTATGATTCTTTGTCAATGAAATCAATTTGCATCAAAATGGTAGGCACTTCATCAAGTATTTTCTGCATATTCTCTGACATTCCGTGAGTTTGGAGTAATCTTTGCATGATCTCCATGACGTCTGACACCACTGCATCAGACTTAACTGCAACAAGAAAATCTCCAATTGACCGTCCAAGAGGTTCACTCTCGAATCGTAATTGCTCCACACGAGATCTCACTAGAACTGGAGTTCCTTCTAAAACGTTTAAAAGTTCAGAGACTTTCTCAGAGAAGGCTTTGACCTGCATCTTCTTGATCTCGAGAATCAATAAAGGGAATTTCATCAGGCACTCCAACTGGTGCACCAGAGAAACAATTGCAGCCTGAGCCATCTCCCTCTAAATCTCTCTGCGTAACCACGTCAGCTAAAGGGTAACTGATAGTTGTTCGATTCCAAAGAGCCCAAAAATGACAAAGATAGTCAAATTAGCGACGAATAGGAAATGAAACATCTAAAAATTGCCAGAAAATTAAGACAAAATTGATGGTGCTAGATTACCTGTTTGCAAAATTACACCAGGCCAGAGCTAGAGCCTTAATCAGACTTTGAAGCTAGAACTGGAGTTTCTTCGGGCTTGGTATTTTGCTCTCTCAGGAACCGATATGCTGTTCACCCAGAAAGACTGTCTATGATTATCACTCAAAATGGTCAAATACgatgaaaaaataaattatcaTTAACTCCAGTGCTGAATATTTTAAGATGCTTCCATGTGCATAAATCCAAGTTCGTGAGTCATGATAGCTTTGGGTAAACTATTCAAGTATTAATTGGTAGGCCCGGTAAAGATGCTTAATTAACTAAGCATTTTATTAGATGCAAATTGCGTTGTGTAGAAAGCACAAACACATGATAACGACTTATCAAGAAGTATGTAAACAAAAATCCGAACGAAATGGCATTCTTGTCCCCATTGTTTATTACAATGGCATAGTCCAAAGCTAGAGATTATGGGGCAAACACTTTGGTAATTGCAAGTCAATAACAAATGCACGCAAGACAATTTTGAGTTGTCACTAAAATTAGTTTTAAGTATTTTagagaaaattttcttatttttctatttcttttattagatctttgttttcattttttttcagatttcgtttcaaatttgaaattttttaggttTATTTTGTCAAATATTATCATATTGtcgaaatttgaaaaaaattaattagcaGATTTGGTAAACATGCATAGATATTCTTGAAACGGTAGTGTATTATCTAATCTTTTAGATTTGTTGTATCTATTTTGTATCATGTAATTTTTACAATTAGTGCAGATTTCATTAATTAATAAAACTATGATGTGTTTTATGCCAAAAAAGagttgaaatattttttttccagaTTCTCTCTCTTTCCATGGTAATTTCTTAAATTTTCATTAGGATAAAggtaaaattttctaattttaagtTGTGGCACATGACTATATGTGCCATCATTTCCATTAGAAATTGGACAAAATCTACCAATTGCCCACTTTTGCACAAAATTGAATAGATTGAGGACTGTGTTTACTTTCAGAAATAGATTAGGGATCAAATGTGCACATGAATGATAAATTGAGGATCAAAATTATAATTCTCCCTAATTTGGAAAATTATGAAAAGGATTATGTCTGTGTTTAGAACTAACCTTGGCCAAAATAGATCAACCTAATGGTTCCCACTCCTCCATCTCCTTGAACAATTTTGTCACTCTCAATGGCCTGTGGCAAGACCTTGGGAATGAGGTTGTGATCAAGGGCAAAGGTCTTAAACAACCTTGCAGGAGGGATTGAGGAAGAGGCCTCATAATCATAAGTGATAGGAGCCATGTTGCCTTAGTTTGGTGTTTGGGTACATACAAAAGTTCTTACAGAACAAAGAGGTTTcaagaaatgtagttcttaaCAAGGATTTGGGGTGCAAAGCAATGCGATGGGAGATGGCATTTACAGATTGAAGTTGATGTGGGAATCGAAATACAAAAACACCTTGTAGACTTCATAGTCGGTTTTGCGATGATTTCTTTAGTTAAATTGTGATACCAAGTTTGAATAAGATGGACCCGCATTTTATTATTAATGTAATCTTCTAGGATGTTAACATTTAATCCAGTTAGAAAATGCGTTTACAAATTAAAATTGCTGTATGATTTTCTATGTGAAACCCTTGGTCGGTCTTGCTGTGCTTAGTAGTACGGTGGTACGGCTAAGTGTAAAGTAAGTGTGCATGGCACATTCATATCTAATCTTGTGTGGCTATGGTTAAGACTAGAGCAATTAGAAGTTCTGGGTTCAAAT from Coffea eugenioides isolate CCC68of unplaced genomic scaffold, Ceug_1.0 ScVebR1_1802;HRSCAF=2724, whole genome shotgun sequence encodes:
- the LOC113755872 gene encoding putative late blight resistance protein homolog R1A-10, producing the protein MAQAAIVSLVHQLECLMKFPLLILEIKKMQVKAFSEKVSELLNVLEGTPVLVRSRVEQLRFESEPLGRSIGDFLVAVKSDAVVSDVMEIMQRLLQTHGMSENMQKILDEVPTILMQIDFIDKESYRFRSNRDLQSTRENPRLCYFLDVVREMDGPSHDLRAAVVFFNDVGIQQMVLYKDLQFLLTAFEDSSVKWRGRNEVEKDVKNIVNRAAGFVKEWMKDNSILSEMSCLIDTLIHKCTEKSLDRKINLEAAVKSGFDGERGIHQYFSHISGEVQSIRRKIRQIRGIKGITRGLKTLQLQSSLPLKGHSLSDSNLRNIVVGFDAVLKKIMDRLAEPLLGREVLAIVGMGGIGKTTLARQMFDHPDTDFQFHCRAWVSVSQVYQLRNLLLDLLRSVTKPSDNDHEKTNEDLAQDLYQSLKGRKYLVVMDDVWSNEAWDCIQMCLPDDNNGSRVVVTSRFMELATYVSPKSHPHCMSLLDTKQSWELLEKLVFGLEGCPLELVDLGKQIARKCHGLPLAIVVIAGTLSRTVMTSDCWKDVAASVSSVVFTNPEQCLDILALSYNYLPQQLKACFLYMGAFPEDYEIKVRKLIRLWIAEGFLEESSSSNLEDVAEAYLEDLIGRSLVLVGKRNVVGKIKTCRLHDLLRELCLREAQKENIMTVIKQEDQSFPAKDNQRHLILHLNSDADVHLAPPYRSLKSFLCFALGSGFVPDIFFSYLTFESLRVLDMFFLQFDSFPAQIVNLEYLTYLALNVTYKLPTALWRLKNLQTLVINGPWPIRDDGDLPTLIVRYWSMPNLRHLHTTMVAFLSYLTDAASNIYRKPLPSGYLKTLSTVQFLCCRRDAFAKMPNLAELGLCETKEDYYRDRSCECLKDLAYLHQLEALNCSFYREIREARTISWDAFPSNLRKLTLSASNLPWEDMTNVAKLPNLEVLKLKNYAFRGSTWKLTDEVFRCLKQLLIEKTDIVQWEAEDDHFPCLQFLILRSCEFLAELPYVLGEIPTLERIELHYCNESAELSAKEFKDLIEDLAVIIRN